Within Oryzias melastigma strain HK-1 linkage group LG23, ASM292280v2, whole genome shotgun sequence, the genomic segment agcacattaaaaaaacgaaaaaaaaaaaaaaacatagctaTGTCAGTTCACCAAGTAACCACTAGGTGTTGTTTTACACTGGAAATCCCTCTATTAATATCAAAGCtttgttttagcttttgattctctttatttttaacttaaaatcaaAACATGATCTTGATGGTCCTATGTTTGACAAAACCTCATCTTCTTGAAAGAGTATGGAGTACAAATAAGTGTGACAGCTGTTGGGACGGGCCTTATAAGGTCATTTTAGAGCTGAAATTTGACATACTCATCAATTAAAAGGGCACATCTTAATTAGTTTTAACACTAATTAAGATCAACAAACGAAATCCGattttgtgtgttaaaaattgattatttcaGACTTGAGAGAATCGCGTGAAGTTCACCTGGCTTCTGATAAATTCCTTTTTAAATGAGCTTCATCCCGGAAGTCAAGGATTACAGTTAGCCAGATTTAACAGCAAGAAAACAACTTAAAAGTGATTTTGTTGCTTTGCACTAAAGAAAAACTAGTTGAATAGTTTACTCAGTGTGTCTGAGGGGCGGTGTGTGAGCACAGCatggtaaaaatgtgttacgaaagtgaagaaaaagaggagctTCAGAAAGCAGAGACGAGAAGAGGAGAGGTGGATGAAGGCAAGTCGGGATGGTACGTCAGGTCTGAGGAAGCACAGAATTCTTAATGAACGGAGCTCCTCTGACAAAACCCTCGACTGCCTCCAGAAACGGTGCAAAGCCTTTGTAGATTCGCCTCTTCATCTTCTCCTCAGCCTCGCCCTTTTTACCCTCCCACCTCTGCAGGGGGGcacagattcagactttttGATGCTCACCAGGATCCCTCCTCTGTCGGGAATATCtgaacatcaaaaatgtattaagtgaaaacaaacaagctggtaaaaaattaaaacgaCAAGCCCAGATAAACAGATCTTCTAAAGTTGATCCGATTAGGGGGGTGTGGGGGGACGATTCAATAATGGCAAAACTGAAGCAAATGGCttctaaaattatattttgggaGGTTCTTGCTCTGAAGAGCATGGCTGCAGATTCATTTCCAGTCATTTCCTGTGTGACCCGGTCAGGCGGCGCATCAATCAGACCCGGCGATGCTCCAACTGTAATGAGCAGAGCGCCACATATTTGATGAGACAAGGTTTCTGTATGCAATTTTAGTGATGCAGCGAAGCACTTGACATGTCTATTTTGTACAAGGCTGAGCCTCTGTGCCACTCAACCCAATATTTGACAGAACTCCTATTTGAGAGCAAGCTGTGTCGATTTATGATGTTCATTTGGTGCATTGTGGGAAGGATTTGCCATCTTTACTACTGCGTAACCCAAAATCCTTTCGGTTCTTTTAACTCGTTTCATAAAAAGCATCtatgagttgtttttgtgaaaataaacaaattctgATGGAGAGGCCCACCCATGCAAAGGTAGTGTCACactgctgccatctagtggacatgttttcttttttttccaacttctaacatgatgcttaaaaaataatactatgatatatatttttaagaacttaATTATACACAGCAGGATgtgataaaagtgaaaaaatgcaaaaaaaaaagaaaaatgcatcatagagattttatgttttgtggtgcaaattttaaaacaatatatttattttctggtaaaaacacattttctcttaAAACTTACCAGGATTATTCATAAGTATAGACCATGTGGCATCAATTCAAAGACTGATCAAACATCTACGCAGAGATTCCTGAGATTTTGACAGAAAGGTTCAATTCCAACACATATAAGAATTACTTTAGTAATATGAAACCAACGGATCAAAATCAGTCTGCTCACATCTTAGGACTTCATTTCAGTAGCTTTGACCCACATAAGTCAAACTGCATCACGGCAAAGGTCTGATCAGCTAAGAGGGAAATGTATATGTATTCAACCGTTTAGGCTACTTGGCATCTGTTCAGTATCAGATACCTCAGAATCCTCCAAATTAGTTCTATTTTActcttttagttttgtttatatatatatatatatatatatatatatatatatatNNNNNNNNNNNNNNNNNNNNNNNNNNNNNNNNNNNNNNNNNNNNNNNNNNNNNNNNNNNNNNNNNNNNNNNNNNNNNNNNNNNNNNNNNNNNNNNNNNNNNNNNNNNNNNNNNNNNNNNNNNNNNNNNNNNNNNNNNNNNNNNNNNNNNNNNNNNNNNNNNNNNNNNNNNNNNNNNNNNNNNNNNNNNNNNNNNNNNNNNNNNNNNNNNNNNNNNNNNNNNNNNNNNNNNNNNNNNNNNNNNNNNNNNNNNNNNNNNNNNNNNNNNNNNNNNNNNNNNNNNNNNNNNNNNNNNNNNNNNNNNNNNNNNNNNNNNNNNNNNNNNNNNNNNNNNNNNNNNNNNNNNNNNNNNNNNNNNNNNNNNNNNNNNNNNNNNNNNNNNNNNNNNNNNNNNNNNNNNNNNNNNNNNNNNNNNNNNNNNNNNNNNNNNNNNNNNNNNNNNNNNNNNNNNNNNNNNNNNNNNNNNNNNNNNNNNNNNNNNNNNNNNNNNNNNNNNNNNNNNNNNNNNNNNNNNNNNNNNNNNNNNNNNNNNNNNNNNNNNNNNNNNNNNNNNNNNNNNNNNNNNNNNNNNNNNNNNNNNNNNNNNNNNNNNNNNNNNNNNNNNNNNNNNNNNNNNNNNNNNNNNNNNNNNNNNNNNNNNNNNNNNNNNNNNNNNNNNNNNNNNNNNNNNNNNNNNNNNNNNNNNNNNNNNNNNNNNNNNNNNNNNNNNNNNNNNNNNNNNNNNNNNcagttattatctggtgtgcaccagttactatctggagTACACCAATTACTAACTTTAGGGGAAAAAATACTAGTGGATGCTATACTATCTTGTGCGCACCAATTACTTTCTGGTGTCCACCAACTactatcttttttaaaataaaatacaagtaGATTTGTGTCTTTTGCACACCAATTGCTTTCTTGTGGACACAGTTACTTTCTTCAGTAAAAAACATACTAGAGAGTCTTCTATACAATATCTGGTgttcaccagttactatctggtgcacaccagatagtttctgGTGCGCACGCatgaggttttgtttttacttcaatgtgCCTTTATGGGCCCCATACAACTGAAGTATTTATTCAAAcagttacaaaacaaaaaatgtttgtttagtttcattattacactttttaaaatcaaaaggaTGATGAATTGTATtccttttattacatttatttgtttatatttataaagttaaaTGCAATACAAGTTTTGcaaaacttttcttcttttggaaacatttttgcatcCATTGAACGAGAGTCGCACTGCATAACAAAACAGGTAAGAGATTTATTTACACTGCACATTTCATGCTTTGTGTATAGGATGATGAAAGGCACAATAAAATGtctaaaccaaaacaaaacatcctTTTTCCTCTTATTCAACGCTGTTctcttaggttttttttctcactttcatgGGACTCAAACTGGCACTTCAAAGCAGAAGAACTACAAATCAAGCATGTCATATATAGAAAGCCAGCATTCTTccacttaaaataaactaaataatttaTAGTGCTGCGCATACAAAGAGCAATTCCGGTGCTGTTTTATCCTTAAATCTTGCATGTTGTCTCACATTATGTGGAGCCGAGTAACTGTTTTAATTCATCTACCAGCATGCCGCACCAGAGGAATACATGTATTTGGATGGAAGGGAAAAAATTTAgaagaatgtaaataaaatgtgctgCGGTTTAtgagagaaaatgtcattttaatagTTACAAAAGCCTTTCTTCAGTCATCCACTCccctattttttattattgaaaaaagaataaatttaaatattaaatcattttttttattatactcATTTGATATATTCTATAAAGGTGtgtgatggtaaaaaaaaatatcaaactatGTGACAAGAAAATGTATACTCACAGAAATGTGGTTAGTGGGACGTATCTGGTTATGGGGACCGGCCTTGTGTAAGCNNNNNNNNNNNNNNNNNNNaaaaaaaaaaaaaaaaaaacagaattcagaaCCACAATGAGCttgtcaaaacagaaaaaaattgtttttctgcgCAAAAGTTTAACCCCTTCCTATATATCGCTAATTTGCACTTGACTATATGATCTATAAGTCCActttagcatcaccttgaatgaaaaaataaaacacaaaataattttttttacacaaataaattcAGATATGATTGTGGTTTATGCCTAAATTATATTCCATTCATTGCCAGAATCTGCTGAATCCCTTtcgggggttgctggagcctatcccagctactgacaAGCGAAGGTGGGATTCCCCCTGGTCAGATTGCCAGTAAGTTGGAGGacgacacacacatacatgcacacctagaggtaattttcaaaactttttaaatttccaattttatgggaaaaaaaaaaatcttcaaagtttttttctaattcaaggtgatgctaaattaagtggaATCCTAGATTAAAAGGCGGGTTCTTGACGACATTTGGCGTTAAAAGTTTAACACCAGTCCTCACAAGCAAAATCTAAATGAATTAGTGAagacaaataagaaaataaaaggagagAACTGTTATGCTAGGATACACTTCAAGGTACATCAGGTTTGAGAAGCCAGAGAAGCTCCTGGTCAAAATGTGGCTaattttcaattgttttaaaatcaacttttaaccTCATTCGTACGATAGTCAATGCacacatttctcatttttttatgttttaaaaccctttgtatttacatttttctctctctttttaacCCATTGTGTATGACTTGGTCCATGCTTttttgccctgtagttcatcatcattccactaggggcagtagaaagaCTTTTCtagctcatttcaaaatggttgCTCCCATGAAATCTCACTTTTGGCAGTgaaaatttagctaatttttaaagctttatggtgagaataactcttctattatattgttttaatgactatatgctttatttaaaaagtgtaaacttTGTTGATGATTAATTCTTCataatacatgttaaaaatgtgttgatcaaATTTGTGACAATAGGTAAAGAAGGTGCTCTTTTTCCTATAACACTATTTTACATCTTAAACTAACAGTATCTTGAGCAAAAACGTACCAAATCACCCAATGTATCATAACTGATACTTATAAAAattatgttgtaaaaaaattgtttatggatttagaaatgtcttcattaaaaaaatgaactttcttTCAAATCTTTGATGTTTTACGAGGTtaataaaaatctgtatttGTACAAATGTTGAAGCAGAGCGGCAATTTAGGAGCAAAATTGCAAAGATCGGCTAAAAACGATGACTCAGCATTTGTGTCGGCACAACATAATAATTGACTTGTTAAAAAATGATGGCCGCTTCTTATGTTCTCTGTTCAGTGTCTCtctagaaataaaataaatgtgatttagaGACTTCTAAAGCTAGCTAGGACTTTCTTTGAACTCCAAAAAGGCCAAGAATATCTCATATTCTTTTAAAGTGCACCTACAAAAGCATACATAACACTTGCCAGGCACAGGAAAGCGCACACACCACATGCACGTGCACACATCAACAAACCGCAGACACATCTTTGAACTCTAGTGAATCAAAGACTCTTTCATTTGGTAGATTCTACAAACTTCACTCACAGTCTCACATCCTCAAAGTGAGAGCttcagctaaaacaaacgtctGAGGAGGAAATGTGGTCCTTTAAATTTAGCCACTGACACAACTGCTCCCATCTATGGTCATGCACTTGGAAGAGTTGCACCAAACATGGCTGTAGTTTTACCACTGTTTCCAGAAGCTGAAATGAGCCAGATGCACGAGGCAACAActtctgtaagaaaaaaaaagaattatgtAATGttgaagctgcagtttcctgtcTGCGGCTTCTGTTTGCACTCACTGAGCTATTTTCACAGGGCATGTTTTACTCAGCAGACTCACTTTCAGGTGTCTAAATCAACAACATGGCAGCTCTCACTCCTCTTTTTTTGGGTCACACATCACATCTGAAACCTTTCTCCACCCGTTCCAACCTGCTTTCACCTCTTTCCCACATTCTCTGTTGCCTCCTCCTCACCGTTCCTCATGACTTCCTCTCATTTataaacctccacctctcttcTGTTCCTCCACCGGCGTCCCCGCTCCCACTACAgatcacagtgtcatctgcaaacatgatcATCACCTCATCTGTCAGTACGCATCACCACGACAAACAGGAAAGGGGATCAAAGTTGATCCTAAGGGcagtcccacctccaccttaAACTCCCACATCTCACCACTATCTTTCTGTTCTCATGAATTTCCTGTTAAACCTCAATCTTCTCTTGGAAACAGCAGCTCCTCTCGCTGAGATCAGATTAAAAACACGTGACAGATCTTTCCACGAAAGCCCATCAAAGGccaaacgtcttcattttctatGTACACAGATGTTATCACTTTCCTGTTTACCTTAAGTTCATCTGTTCTGTGGGTATTTGTGCCGCCGGTTCATTTGTGGTTtgaaacattaattttaaaatgcgTTACTTGTTgctgttattattattagtattgttgttttgtctatgtatacaaaataaacaacatttttgtttgtaatctTAAAATgggtttctttgttttattgcattaaaattaaatggaactctaataaaaatctgattaaaaaatatattaataattttattattgtatttgtttttgttatatatttgtttatttattattatttatgtatgtatttattattatttattttctggtcTAATCTTCGTGGATCAGACAGTCGTCCTCTGTGTCGCTTTAACAAATGAGTTTAGTTGGTCTTGCATTATAGCGCTGTAATCTGCTGTGATTATCATTAATGACATGTAATTACAATAGCGTCACGACGTCACTTTGGGGTGGTTGCTCACTGCGTCTGCGCCAAGCGACCCGGCTCTGGCAGCTGCGGGGATGCTGCCTTCACTGTTATCGTAAAAATGAGCACGACACTGTTTTTGCCTGTAATAAACGGGGGCGTGGCCTGCATCCTTACATTCCTAGTTCTAATGTTTACATCTAAagaataaaagtcataaaacgTGGTGAATaatcaacatttaattttattattattggtaCTTCCTTTTTTGGCGGTGGAGCTCAAAGCAGACAAAACATTACTTTAAAATCACAACACTCAcacattcaataaaataaaccaaataaaatacgtaaaataaaacaaaattaaaagtttatttacaaaaaaagaagaagtaaatGACTTAAAAGTCGAATTGACTTGAAGTTACcatttttgatctattcatTTATTGTAAACATGTGTCATTTAATTTTATAGGTTGCTAAATGGGATTTTCTTGAGTTTTCATAATGAAGTCAGTAATTCCGAGCTGCACTTGAACGCCACATCCGCTACCGGGAGGTACAGCGCCGCAGCTCTCTTTAGAAGGGCACAACAACAAAGCATGTGCAGGAGGAAGACGCACTAATCTGTCCACACACTGACGGATCATGGCCGGCCGACGCGGTTCTCCCAGAGAACCCGCCGAACCAGAACCGTCCAAAGAGAGCCGGAGAGCGGGGGAGTCCGTGCGGGAGCTGCCGCGGTGGATGCGGCTGTACTTCTACGGGATGCACGGCGTGACTTTGGACGTCCTGCTGTCATCCCTGCAGGGGGTTTTGAACCACCGGGACCCTAAGCTGGTGGGCTTTTCCTCTCCCTATCTCTGCGTGATGCATTCACTGACCCACTTCGCGTTGGAGAAGATATACTCTCAAAAGAGGTGTTTCCAAGGTCGACCCGTAGCGTTTCATCTCGTCTTCTACCCGTCAGTCTACATCGGACTCCAGATCCTGATCGGGAACGTGAAGACCCTGACCGAGCAGGTGCGGGTGGTGTCTGGGACGCAGCTGGTGCTGCACTACATCCTGGCTCTGTACTTCTCTCAGGTGTTCCACAGAGGGATGTCCCAGCTGCAGTACCACCCTTCCTCCTTATGGACCAGTGGAGGTCAGCGACCCCTCCAAGCCCTGCCAGGGTTTGCCCGGTTCCTCTTCTTTGGGATGCACGGCTTCCTGGATGAGGTGTTCTTCACCTCCCTGTTCAACTTGGTGGAGAAGTCTGACCGGAGCCTCTGCGGACACACGTCTCTGTGGTCCTTCATCATGTATGGGAGCTGCAGCTTCGTGGTGGAGAAGCTCTACCTTCATCTGCACTTCGGCCGAGGCTGGGGGACCCTGAGGCGGCTCCCCATCTACGTCTGCTTCATCTACACCTGGGAGTTCACCTGGGGTCTGATCCTGCGGCAGTTCGACGCCTGTTCCTGGGACTACTCCCACTACCCCCACAACTTCATGGGACTCATCACCCTCCTCTACCTCCCGGGATGGATCTGCTTGAGTCTCTACCAGGACATACTCTCCAACGTGTTGCTCAAAATCAAGTGGGTCAAAGAGGTTGTCTGCTTGAAAGTGGAGAACGGAGAACTTAATGGACAAAcagagtcaaagaaaaaaaaactttaaatgtgtttttttattttattttgaacaccTTTTAGCTAAAACGTGGCTTAAAGACCTActcaaaaaaattattattacaatTATGCTGCTTGGatccaaaatttaaataaaatatatttaattttctaggacatagttttttaCAGATCGGCATTAGTTCATTGAAAATTTCCCTATGAGTTGTGGGGATGacggagtaagcccgcccccacttcccctcatCTATATGTTTGCACACTTTTCctagttttcttctctgatgttgAGTCGGGGTCGGTTTGTTGGCTAACaggaaaagtgtaacaatcacagcctaaacataaacatttgttgtcTTTCGAATAAAcaacacatagccaaattttaaataatttctgtaatcttcacaggaaaaaataatactaaaaagtGGAATAGAAAGTCATGTTATATGTGGGTCTGGATCGGacagattgagaaaaaataaataatatttatctgATAATTCCCAGGAGGCCGGGCTAAACGTGGAGGAGcgccggatccggcccgtgggccgtagtttggagaccctttgacattttctagtgctgtccgaatctacaattccaagaTTGAGCAAAATAGAAATTTcctagaagtctttgcaaaaaactagtgaGCATCGACGCTCACTACATCAGCGTATATAGACCAcgatgcattgcggttgaaaacatttttgcgTACAAAATTAGTTTGacgtatttttttaataaactgtccacattttcatcatcagaacacagtggattcataaattgACGTCGTGAAATAAttttattgattcaattttcactttgtgaaacaGGTGAAGTCATATGTGGCgtttagaaagaaaaagagcGAAAATGGTGTTcgtattacttttaaaattcagaGCACTGCATAGCTTTTAAATAGTTAGGGATTAgagtgggaattcagacatagtccctcatgctagcttagcttcacaaccccaagctaacattagcagtgaaaaaaaatggcgagaaatattggagctacccagccatacagttttaagctagctcagacgaggagaacaaagacgttcgtggatctatttatcctcgtttccactgagcggtacggtaCGGTCTGGTATTTTGTACGTTTACAtcataaaatggacccattataCTTAACCGAACTGTACCGTTTTTGGGCCCTTTTTGATTATAGGTCCATAGAGAAATGGAGCGGTCCAGTTAGGCGGAAGAAAGCGTCTGTACTTCTCTTCgcttaaacaacattaaagttatatatatatatatgatatatatatatatatatatatatatatgtatacatacatttttatatactttgtatatatatatatatatatatatatacaaagtAAATTCTCTTCCCTTAAACAAcattaaacgttttttttaatatatatgatatatatatatatgtatacatacatttttatatactttatataaaaatatatatatataaaaaaaatatatatatatatatatatatatatatatatatatacaaagtATATAAAAAACTTTTGCGGTGGTCGCATTACTAAGACACAAAGCTATTGGACTTCTCCCCGCATGCGGCGTCACGGTCCAACTTTGCGTGGAAATCCTCACCTGAATTGCCTGCACCACTCTAAACCGGACCGTACCATACAATACCACTCAGTggtaaaaaaaaggcttttgtcTACAAAAGTATGCCTCAAAATGGAGcttttggcttgccgtagtagcacCCCTGATGCATCTACTAGCTTTTTTAAATGGCGTCTGCTTCTGATACACAATGAAAGAGAaactgctacaagaacatgttaaaacacaattttcatcgcaGTTTCAACTTAAAAGAGACAACACAAAATTGACGTTATAACTAAAGATTAAATCTGGTTCCATATTTGAAGATATGGTACAGCAGCTCTTCTTAAGTCACAGCTGGTTATTGCTGACAGTTGCACATTTTAAATTGCAGGAAGAAACGGCTGCTATTGAGTTTGAGGAAGATGTGAAAATGGAAactattgatctattttatttaaataaatgcttaccAATTGTACTTTGATCTGGGGATGTGATCAGAATCACGCTTCATTGGAAGTTAGCTCGAA encodes:
- the LOC112155783 gene encoding transmembrane protein 229A; translation: MAGRRGSPREPAEPEPSKESRRAGESVRELPRWMRLYFYGMHGVTLDVLLSSLQGVLNHRDPKLVGFSSPYLCVMHSLTHFALEKIYSQKRCFQGRPVAFHLVFYPSVYIGLQILIGNVKTLTEQVRVVSGTQLVLHYILALYFSQVFHRGMSQLQYHPSSLWTSGGQRPLQALPGFARFLFFGMHGFLDEVFFTSLFNLVEKSDRSLCGHTSLWSFIMYGSCSFVVEKLYLHLHFGRGWGTLRRLPIYVCFIYTWEFTWGLILRQFDACSWDYSHYPHNFMGLITLLYLPGWICLSLYQDILSNVLLKIKWVKEVVCLKVENGELNGQTESKKKKL